From the genome of Sphingobacterium kitahiroshimense, one region includes:
- a CDS encoding homogentisate 1,2-dioxygenase → MPIYHQLGKVPSKRHTVFRKPNGALYSEELVSTHGFSSTYSLVYHCHPPTLVKQIGEPYDVSPKIARRKHLKHTSLKGFAIKSKDDYLESRVPVLVNDDLHISLAAPRQSMTDYFYKNSQADEIIFIHQGSGVVKTGYGQIPFSYGDYIVIPRGVIYQIHFDQSENRLFIIESFSPIRTPKRYRNEFGQLMEHAPFYERDIRKPSQLETNDSLGDFEVKIKKQGLIYPYIYGSHPFDFIGWDGYHYPWAFSIHDFMPITGKLHQPPPVHQTFETDSFVICSFCPRLYDYHPDSIPAPYSHSNVDSDEVLYYVDGDFMSRKSVERGQITLHPGGIPHGPHPGTVEKSIGQKQTDELAVMIDPFRPLMLTEEALEIEDQEYFKSWLS, encoded by the coding sequence ATGCCAATTTATCATCAATTGGGGAAAGTTCCTTCTAAAAGGCATACCGTATTTCGGAAACCTAATGGTGCTTTGTATTCCGAAGAACTGGTTTCTACACACGGATTCTCAAGCACATATTCGTTGGTTTATCACTGTCATCCGCCAACATTAGTTAAACAGATTGGAGAACCCTATGATGTGTCTCCTAAAATAGCACGGCGAAAGCATTTGAAACACACGAGTCTAAAAGGATTTGCTATAAAGTCGAAAGACGATTATCTGGAAAGTCGGGTACCGGTTCTGGTCAATGATGATTTGCATATATCGTTAGCAGCTCCTAGACAATCTATGACGGATTATTTTTATAAAAATAGTCAAGCGGATGAAATTATTTTTATTCATCAGGGATCAGGTGTCGTTAAAACAGGTTATGGTCAGATTCCATTTTCATATGGTGACTATATTGTTATTCCTCGCGGTGTGATTTATCAGATTCATTTTGATCAATCTGAGAATCGATTATTTATTATTGAATCCTTTTCGCCGATCCGTACGCCAAAGCGTTATCGAAATGAATTTGGTCAATTGATGGAACATGCGCCATTTTATGAACGCGATATTAGAAAACCGTCACAATTAGAGACTAATGATTCATTAGGTGACTTTGAAGTGAAAATTAAAAAACAGGGATTAATATATCCGTATATATATGGTAGTCATCCTTTTGATTTCATTGGCTGGGATGGTTATCACTATCCTTGGGCGTTTTCAATCCATGATTTTATGCCTATTACGGGGAAATTGCATCAACCGCCACCGGTACATCAGACCTTTGAAACCGACAGTTTTGTTATTTGCAGTTTCTGTCCACGTCTATATGATTATCATCCGGACTCGATTCCAGCTCCTTATAGCCACAGCAATGTGGATTCCGACGAGGTTCTATATTATGTAGATGGCGATTTTATGAGCCGTAAAAGTGTAGAGCGTGGTCAAATTACGCTACATCCTGGAGGAATTCCTCACGGTCCACATCCTGGAACAGTGGAGAAAAGTATCGGTCAGAAACAGACCGATGAATTAGCGGTTATGATCGACCCTTTTAGACCATTAATGCTGACAGAAGAAGCTTTGGAAATTGAAGATCAAGAATATTTTAAATCCTGGTTGAGTTAA
- the hppD gene encoding 4-hydroxyphenylpyruvate dioxygenase, whose product MKQTFAEKIALAQDFLPINGTDYIEFYVGNAKQAAHFYKTAFGFQSEAYAGPETGVRDRASYVLRQGKIRLVLTTALRSDHLISEHVKKHGDGVKILALWVDDATKAFEETTKRGAQVYQEPQVLSDEYGEAVTSGIYTYGETVHLFVERKNYNGVFLPGYQAWESDYQPEEVGLLYIDHCVGNVGWNKMNETVEWYQQVMGFVNVLSFDDKQINTEYSALMSKVMSNGNGYVKFPINEPAEGQKKSQIEEYLEFYEGEGVQHAALATKDIVKTVKELKARGVEFLGAPPEAYYDMLPDRVGQIDEEIKIIQDLGILVDRDDEGYLLQIFTKPVEDRPTLFFEIIQRKGAQSFGAGNFKALFEAIEREQAKRGNL is encoded by the coding sequence ATGAAACAGACTTTTGCTGAAAAAATAGCTTTGGCGCAAGATTTTTTGCCCATTAACGGTACTGACTATATTGAATTTTATGTGGGCAATGCGAAGCAGGCCGCACATTTTTACAAGACGGCTTTTGGATTTCAGTCCGAAGCATATGCAGGTCCAGAAACGGGGGTACGGGACCGTGCATCCTATGTTTTAAGACAAGGTAAGATTCGTCTGGTGTTGACTACTGCATTACGATCAGACCACCTCATTTCAGAACATGTTAAAAAGCATGGTGATGGTGTTAAGATTCTTGCCCTCTGGGTAGATGATGCTACAAAAGCTTTTGAAGAAACAACTAAGCGAGGTGCTCAAGTGTATCAGGAGCCACAGGTATTATCTGATGAATATGGAGAGGCAGTTACCTCGGGTATATATACTTACGGAGAAACGGTTCATCTATTTGTAGAACGTAAAAATTATAACGGTGTATTTTTACCAGGTTATCAAGCATGGGAAAGTGATTATCAGCCAGAAGAAGTAGGCTTGCTATATATAGACCATTGTGTTGGAAATGTCGGTTGGAACAAGATGAATGAAACGGTCGAGTGGTATCAGCAGGTTATGGGCTTCGTTAATGTACTTTCTTTTGATGATAAGCAGATCAATACCGAATATTCTGCATTAATGAGCAAAGTGATGAGTAATGGGAATGGATATGTGAAATTTCCGATCAATGAGCCTGCAGAGGGACAAAAGAAATCGCAGATTGAAGAGTATCTGGAATTTTATGAAGGTGAAGGTGTACAGCATGCTGCATTAGCGACGAAAGATATTGTCAAAACAGTAAAAGAGCTGAAAGCGCGAGGTGTTGAATTCTTAGGAGCACCACCAGAAGCGTATTATGATATGTTACCCGATCGTGTCGGTCAAATTGATGAAGAAATAAAAATTATTCAAGACCTCGGAATACTTGTTGATCGTGATGATGAAGGTTATCTCTTACAGATTTTTACTAAGCCAGTAGAAGATCGACCAACTTTGTTTTTTGAAATCATACAACGTAAAGGTGCTCAAAGTTTTGGCGCTGGAAATTTTAAAGCTTTGTTTGAAGCAATAGAACGTGAACAGGCAAAGCGAGGAAATTTATAA
- a CDS encoding Glu/Leu/Phe/Val dehydrogenase dimerization domain-containing protein, translated as MENMKDLLQAFERKRPEIVFEWNDTETEAEGWVVINSLRGGAAGGGTRMRKGLDKNEVESLAKTMEVKFTVSGPPIGGAKSGINFDPSDPRKKGVLDRWFKVVTPLLKNYYGTGGDLNVDEIHDVIPLTEQYGLWHPQEGVLNGHFNVRENERIHQIGQLRYGVSKVLEDPQYSPDMKRKYKIADMITGYGVAEAVKHFYRCYDTDCIGKSAIIQGWGNVAAAAAFYLSKLGVKIVGIIDRAGGLINPLGFTEDEITALFLNRKGNELASPDLLSFEEVNSQIWRMGASIFIPAAASRLVSKEQVSELVTHGLELIASGANVPFSDREIFYGPVMEYADSQVSVIPDFIANCGMARVFAYLMQPNVEISDDALFSDVSRVIGQAIDRIRAISESKIHLSSKAYEIALKQLV; from the coding sequence ATGGAAAACATGAAAGATCTGCTGCAGGCGTTTGAGCGTAAAAGACCTGAGATCGTATTTGAATGGAATGATACGGAAACAGAGGCTGAAGGCTGGGTGGTTATCAATTCTTTGCGTGGAGGTGCCGCAGGAGGAGGGACACGCATGAGAAAGGGGTTAGATAAAAATGAAGTTGAATCATTGGCTAAAACCATGGAGGTTAAATTTACAGTTTCTGGACCTCCAATCGGTGGGGCTAAATCTGGAATTAACTTTGATCCTTCAGATCCACGAAAAAAAGGAGTACTGGATAGATGGTTTAAGGTGGTCACTCCGTTACTTAAAAATTACTATGGTACAGGCGGTGATCTGAATGTCGATGAAATTCATGATGTTATTCCTTTGACAGAACAGTATGGCCTTTGGCACCCGCAAGAGGGGGTATTGAATGGACATTTTAATGTGCGTGAAAATGAACGAATTCATCAGATAGGGCAGTTGCGGTACGGTGTTTCTAAAGTTTTGGAAGACCCGCAGTACAGTCCGGATATGAAGCGCAAATACAAAATTGCTGACATGATTACTGGTTATGGTGTGGCAGAAGCTGTTAAACACTTTTACAGATGTTACGATACCGATTGTATTGGTAAAAGTGCAATTATACAGGGATGGGGGAATGTAGCCGCGGCGGCTGCATTTTATTTAAGCAAATTAGGGGTTAAGATTGTAGGCATTATTGACCGGGCAGGAGGTTTAATAAATCCGTTGGGCTTTACAGAAGACGAGATCACTGCACTATTTTTAAATCGTAAAGGAAATGAACTAGCAAGCCCAGATTTGTTATCTTTTGAAGAAGTCAATAGCCAGATCTGGCGTATGGGTGCATCTATTTTTATTCCGGCAGCTGCTTCTCGTTTGGTTTCAAAAGAACAGGTAAGCGAATTAGTCACACACGGATTGGAGTTGATTGCTTCTGGAGCGAATGTTCCCTTTTCAGATCGGGAAATATTTTATGGACCGGTCATGGAATATGCCGATTCTCAAGTCTCTGTCATTCCAGATTTTATAGCAAATTGTGGTATGGCTCGTGTGTTCGCCTATCTGATGCAACCCAATGTAGAAATTTCTGATGATGCGTTATTTTCGGATGTATCTCGTGTTATCGGGCAAGCTATAGATCGGATTAGAGCAATATCAGAATCCAAAATACATCTGTCTTCAAAAGCATATGAAATTGCACTAAAACAATTGGTGTAA
- a CDS encoding RNA polymerase sigma factor translates to MQADSLIEKTFLNLVEVHKGILHKVARLYMDSSEDREDLQQEIIIQLWRSYQNFKGESAFSSWMYRVAINTAISYFKKEKRRSDVYTYDNIKEPENEDYNPEKDRQLEIFYQAVQELNAVEKALIFYFMEGLSHRETGIQLGLSEGNVRVKLNRTKEKLQQIIKKTNYES, encoded by the coding sequence ATGCAAGCAGACTCTTTAATCGAAAAAACATTTTTAAACCTAGTAGAGGTTCACAAAGGCATCTTGCATAAGGTCGCTCGATTGTACATGGACAGTTCGGAAGATCGGGAAGATTTGCAACAGGAAATCATCATACAATTGTGGAGATCCTATCAGAACTTTAAAGGAGAGAGTGCCTTTTCGTCCTGGATGTACCGGGTGGCTATTAACACAGCCATTTCCTATTTTAAAAAAGAAAAACGAAGAAGTGATGTGTATACTTACGACAATATAAAAGAGCCTGAAAATGAAGATTACAATCCTGAAAAAGATAGACAGCTAGAGATTTTTTACCAGGCGGTACAGGAACTAAATGCGGTGGAAAAAGCTTTGATCTTTTACTTTATGGAAGGACTATCGCATCGAGAGACAGGTATACAGCTCGGTTTAAGTGAAGGAAATGTACGTGTAAAATTGAATAGAACGAAAGAAAAATTACAACAAATCATAAAAAAAACAAATTATGAATCTTGA
- a CDS encoding NYN domain-containing protein, whose product MPEETEKKIAILIDADNISYKKIEEILNEVKRYGIPTIKRIYGDWTSPYVENWKDSLLTHAITPIQQYSYTQGKNSTDSALIIDAMDILHSDRVDGFCIVSSDSDFTRLATRLRESGKLVIGIGERKTPKPFISSCDKFIYVEILEKEVSKKAVKKKNNNTSPTPSPIERNKISALDEETLELLKDTVDDTADESGWAFLGEIGSLFNKRKPDFDARNYGYEKISHLFKAYKEDFEIEERNTEKSRIKNYYIRNIINKVTPATPAVPKAEHPTPNQSKTTQSHSSSAQTGHKGHNQGKQNNPGQNKVANTPNSTKTESVSSHQGKTVNTQNPPDQAENISGNQKQENTKSSSAKSKSATNNQKQGKGQAHTEKAEITVTNQGNADNNASEATQTTDGTPSTVKNTTINLETAILPSKGNQITAEDVTKNQIRITKDLKQLFPNKTKKIRILIDNEYECSFSYRRDRSHVLSLGTAAAQELELEAGISIKVTKLGENSYQLEKVIKESN is encoded by the coding sequence ATGCCAGAAGAAACAGAAAAAAAAATAGCGATCTTAATTGATGCTGATAATATCTCCTATAAAAAGATAGAAGAGATATTGAATGAAGTAAAGCGATATGGGATCCCTACTATCAAGCGTATTTATGGAGACTGGACTAGTCCTTATGTTGAAAACTGGAAAGACAGTCTTTTGACTCATGCTATAACACCTATTCAGCAATACAGTTATACACAGGGCAAAAACTCGACCGATTCGGCTTTGATCATAGATGCCATGGATATCCTACACTCGGATCGGGTAGATGGATTTTGCATTGTTTCAAGTGACAGTGATTTCACACGTTTAGCAACTAGGCTACGTGAATCAGGAAAACTTGTCATTGGCATAGGAGAAAGAAAAACACCAAAACCGTTCATATCTTCATGTGATAAGTTTATCTATGTGGAAATTCTTGAGAAAGAAGTTTCAAAAAAGGCGGTAAAAAAGAAAAACAATAATACCAGTCCGACGCCATCACCAATTGAACGGAATAAAATATCAGCATTGGATGAAGAGACGCTCGAACTATTAAAAGACACTGTAGATGATACGGCTGATGAAAGCGGATGGGCATTTTTAGGGGAAATTGGTAGTTTATTTAATAAAAGAAAACCTGATTTTGATGCCCGTAATTATGGATATGAAAAAATATCGCATCTTTTCAAGGCTTATAAAGAAGATTTTGAGATTGAAGAACGGAATACTGAAAAATCAAGAATAAAGAATTACTACATTAGAAATATCATTAATAAAGTCACACCGGCTACTCCTGCCGTCCCGAAAGCGGAGCATCCTACTCCTAATCAATCAAAAACGACACAGTCTCACTCCAGTTCCGCGCAAACAGGACATAAAGGACATAATCAAGGAAAGCAAAATAATCCGGGGCAAAATAAAGTGGCAAATACACCGAATTCCACCAAAACAGAAAGTGTATCTAGTCATCAAGGAAAGACTGTGAATACGCAGAATCCCCCTGATCAAGCAGAAAATATCTCCGGAAATCAAAAACAAGAAAATACAAAATCAAGTTCTGCGAAATCCAAAAGTGCGACCAATAATCAGAAACAAGGGAAAGGGCAAGCTCACACTGAAAAAGCTGAAATTACTGTAACTAATCAAGGTAATGCAGACAATAATGCTTCAGAAGCTACTCAAACAACTGATGGAACACCTTCAACAGTAAAAAATACAACAATAAATTTAGAAACGGCAATCCTTCCCTCTAAAGGAAATCAGATCACTGCAGAAGATGTTACTAAAAATCAGATTAGGATCACGAAGGATCTAAAACAATTGTTCCCAAATAAGACAAAAAAAATCCGAATTCTTATTGATAATGAATATGAGTGTTCCTTTTCTTATAGAAGAGATCGTTCACATGTGCTCAGTCTGGGAACTGCTGCCGCACAAGAGTTGGAACTTGAAGCAGGAATATCCATTAAAGTTACAAAACTAGGCGAAAACTCTTATCAATTAGAGAAAGTGATTAAAGAAAGTAACTAA
- a CDS encoding lipoate--protein ligase produces MLIIDSPSNNAYFNIASEEYLLYKYPKEAIFLLYINAPSIIIGKFQNTLAEINLDYVQAQGIKVVRRMSGGGAVYHDLGNLNFSFHILLGENDFMDFSTFTQPVVSLLNSMNIPAKLEGRNDLLIEGKKFSGNAKLAKNGKMIQHGTLLISSQMEVLGDALKVNPLKFIDKAVKSNRARVINLNEYLPQDMTVSAFKQLLIEEMRKNNPEAKIYKLTDEDILGIEKLVAEKYSTWEWNFGFSPNYNFKKAIKIPAGFIEIHLDVHKGYIEKAKIFGDFFASKPIEELENILIGQKHEAVHLAQLLEKHDVTAYFGKVNIAELMELFK; encoded by the coding sequence ATGTTGATTATCGATTCACCTTCTAATAATGCTTATTTTAATATAGCATCGGAAGAATACTTATTATATAAATACCCAAAAGAAGCTATTTTCCTTCTGTATATTAATGCACCTTCAATTATCATAGGCAAATTTCAAAATACATTAGCTGAAATTAACTTGGATTATGTTCAAGCTCAAGGAATAAAGGTCGTTCGAAGGATGTCAGGTGGAGGAGCGGTTTATCATGATCTTGGGAATCTGAATTTTTCTTTTCACATCTTGTTGGGCGAAAATGATTTTATGGATTTCTCGACATTTACTCAGCCCGTCGTATCGTTGTTAAATAGTATGAACATACCTGCAAAATTGGAGGGGAGAAATGATTTGTTGATTGAAGGGAAGAAATTTAGTGGAAATGCCAAACTTGCAAAAAATGGAAAAATGATCCAACATGGTACGTTATTGATTAGTTCACAGATGGAGGTACTGGGCGATGCGCTAAAAGTTAATCCTTTGAAGTTTATAGATAAAGCTGTCAAGTCCAATCGTGCACGTGTAATTAATCTGAATGAGTACTTACCACAAGATATGACAGTCTCAGCTTTCAAGCAATTGTTGATTGAGGAGATGAGAAAGAATAATCCTGAAGCTAAGATTTATAAACTAACGGATGAAGATATTCTGGGGATCGAAAAATTGGTAGCAGAAAAGTACAGTACCTGGGAATGGAATTTTGGCTTTTCTCCTAATTACAATTTTAAGAAAGCCATAAAGATACCTGCTGGATTTATTGAAATACATTTAGATGTCCATAAAGGGTATATTGAAAAGGCGAAGATATTTGGAGATTTTTTTGCATCAAAACCAATTGAGGAGCTGGAGAATATATTGATCGGACAAAAACATGAGGCTGTCCACCTTGCACAATTACTGGAAAAGCATGATGTAACGGCTTACTTCGGTAAAGTTAATATTGCAGAATTAATGGAATTGTTCAAATAA
- a CDS encoding lipid II:glycine glycyltransferase FemX — protein MIAEIEDKEIKQIYQTSIIQQTAYWSEVKRLQGVTSKAFNFKTKIADLYVDSEDSAYFIGDLLILIQAIDQEHSIAYVPYGPEIEPSVENQGYFLEQLSESLRSCLPKNCIMIRYDLSWESHWAKDDDCYDINGNWLGVPDKKIQEIRFNFNTNNWNLRKANTDILPSNTIFMDLRKDEDSLLGAMKAKTRYNVHLAKRKGVNIRSLGMDSLAIWYDLYKQTAVRNNFFLHDISYFRIVLSARANDTLSPAEVHLLVAEVEGKPLAAMFLVVSANRGTYLYGASATENRNYMATYALQWRAMQIAKEKGCTEYDFFGVAPQADESHPMYGLYRFKTGFGGEIFHRMGCWDYPLDNEKYKYYTSMEFKNQSYHLS, from the coding sequence ATGATTGCCGAAATAGAAGACAAAGAAATTAAACAGATTTATCAAACATCAATCATTCAGCAAACGGCCTATTGGTCTGAAGTAAAAAGGTTACAGGGTGTAACTTCAAAAGCATTTAATTTTAAAACTAAGATAGCAGATCTTTATGTCGATTCCGAAGACAGTGCCTATTTTATAGGAGATCTATTGATTTTGATTCAGGCTATCGATCAGGAGCACAGTATTGCCTACGTTCCCTATGGACCAGAGATCGAACCATCAGTTGAAAATCAAGGCTATTTCTTGGAGCAATTGTCCGAGAGTTTAAGATCTTGTTTACCTAAAAACTGCATTATGATTCGTTATGATTTATCTTGGGAATCACATTGGGCAAAAGACGATGACTGCTATGATATCAATGGCAACTGGTTAGGAGTTCCGGATAAAAAAATTCAGGAAATCCGTTTTAATTTTAATACCAATAATTGGAACTTAAGAAAAGCCAATACCGATATTTTACCTTCAAATACCATTTTTATGGATTTGAGAAAAGATGAAGATAGCTTATTAGGTGCAATGAAGGCTAAAACGCGTTATAATGTCCATTTAGCAAAGCGAAAAGGAGTCAACATTCGCTCTCTTGGTATGGATAGTTTAGCGATTTGGTATGACCTGTATAAACAGACTGCAGTGCGGAATAATTTCTTTTTACATGATATCAGCTATTTTAGAATTGTACTTTCTGCTCGTGCTAATGATACCCTTTCACCGGCAGAAGTTCATTTATTAGTTGCTGAGGTCGAAGGCAAACCGTTAGCAGCCATGTTTTTAGTCGTGTCAGCAAACAGGGGGACATATCTTTACGGAGCATCAGCCACAGAAAATAGAAATTATATGGCAACCTATGCATTGCAATGGCGTGCTATGCAAATCGCAAAAGAAAAAGGCTGTACTGAATATGATTTTTTTGGAGTTGCTCCGCAGGCAGATGAGTCACATCCGATGTATGGATTGTACCGATTTAAAACGGGTTTTGGTGGTGAAATCTTTCATCGTATGGGTTGTTGGGATTATCCACTGGATAATGAGAAATATAAATATTATACTTCTATGGAATTCAAGAACCAGAGTTACCACTTGAGTTAA
- a CDS encoding family 10 glycosylhydrolase — protein sequence MNHLHLSRMRFYILFFFGLFLFTASETKAAEKDGQPMFWTWLDYRPTSNFDSLCREMQYLGIDGVMLNAPSPDDYRVAIPIAHKYGIKVVAWLWTMNLEHDREKILKEHPEWFSVNRNGKSLADTTAYVGYYKFLSPVLPEVKDYIKKKIESYCAVEGLDGISIDYHRYVDVVLPTTLWPKYNIVQDREYAAWDYGYHPVAIQKFKDQYGYDPRTQKDPSSDLKWRQFRCDQITDVANMIADVVHASGKIMAASPFPTPKMASRMVRQDWGKWNLDMVFPMVYSNFYTEDASFVRDCTIENARDKNKMTSLYCGLMASNSDAMFTEMDEALNHGAQGIAIFTVNSIRDPKVKEKFKNYTAQAKAKKAANNGIMPLVGTNKVEKDPFKKEGIMNLITAKIQKMVSGSETATSLPAVKLSSFKKVASYDVTERYLVSDKISNKKFHVTFYFYGGILSGWNVDAVKETV from the coding sequence ATGAATCACCTTCATTTGTCACGCATGCGTTTTTACATTCTTTTTTTCTTTGGGCTATTTCTATTTACCGCTTCTGAAACCAAAGCGGCCGAAAAGGATGGTCAGCCTATGTTCTGGACTTGGTTAGATTATAGACCTACAAGCAATTTTGATTCCTTATGCCGTGAAATGCAATATCTAGGTATTGACGGAGTGATGCTCAATGCACCATCACCCGACGATTACAGAGTTGCTATCCCGATAGCACATAAGTATGGGATTAAAGTTGTGGCTTGGTTATGGACCATGAATCTAGAACATGATCGCGAGAAGATATTAAAGGAACATCCGGAATGGTTCAGTGTAAACCGTAACGGAAAAAGCCTGGCAGATACAACAGCATACGTCGGTTATTATAAATTTTTATCTCCAGTCTTACCTGAAGTCAAAGACTATATTAAAAAGAAAATTGAATCATACTGTGCTGTAGAGGGCTTAGATGGTATATCGATCGATTATCACCGCTATGTAGATGTTGTGCTCCCAACTACACTTTGGCCAAAATATAATATTGTTCAAGATCGCGAATATGCGGCCTGGGATTATGGTTATCATCCCGTCGCAATCCAAAAATTTAAGGATCAATATGGCTATGATCCTAGAACACAAAAAGATCCTTCCAGTGATCTTAAATGGAGACAATTCCGTTGTGATCAGATTACAGATGTGGCTAATATGATCGCAGACGTGGTACATGCCAGTGGAAAAATTATGGCAGCATCGCCATTTCCAACCCCTAAAATGGCATCCCGTATGGTAAGACAAGATTGGGGAAAGTGGAATCTGGATATGGTATTCCCAATGGTATATAGTAATTTCTACACGGAAGATGCTAGTTTCGTCAGAGACTGTACAATTGAAAATGCAAGAGATAAAAATAAAATGACCAGCTTATATTGTGGGCTGATGGCTAGTAATAGCGATGCTATGTTTACAGAGATGGACGAAGCTTTAAATCATGGTGCACAGGGAATCGCAATTTTTACGGTAAACAGCATCCGTGATCCTAAAGTCAAAGAAAAATTTAAAAATTATACTGCACAGGCAAAAGCAAAAAAAGCGGCTAACAATGGAATAATGCCTCTTGTTGGGACGAATAAGGTTGAAAAAGATCCTTTCAAAAAAGAAGGTATTATGAATTTGATCACAGCTAAAATCCAAAAGATGGTATCTGGTTCAGAAACTGCAACCAGCCTTCCTGCGGTAAAATTATCAAGTTTCAAAAAAGTAGCTTCCTATGATGTTACAGAACGTTATTTGGTGTCTGATAAAATCAGTAATAAAAAATTCCACGTCACTTTTTATTTTTATGGAGGTATCCTATCAGGCTGGAATGTAGATGCAGTAAAGGAAACAGTGTAA